Below is a genomic region from Triticum dicoccoides isolate Atlit2015 ecotype Zavitan chromosome 5A, WEW_v2.0, whole genome shotgun sequence.
ACCAAGGTGAACTCGGCCTCGGTTACCTACACCATCAAGGACGACGACCCGCTCGCCGTCTACGCCATCTCCAAGTTCCTGCAGCCCAAGGAGCTGTACAAGATCGCCAAGGACATCGCCCCCGCGCCGGcgcccgaggcccccaagaagaagaagaccaccaaGAAGAAGCCCTCCGCGGCCGCCTCGCcctcggacgacgacgacgacgatgactccGCCGCGGACTCGCCCGACGACTCCTCATCCGACGACGCCACCGCTGACAAGGACGGCGCCGCGCCGTCCGCGGTGGCCGGGTGGGTGACGGCCGCCGTGGCCGTGGCCTCGGCGCTGGCATTGGCAGCTTAATAAGGTGTGTGAACTAGTGTGTTTTTGTGCTGAGTTCTCCCAAGATTCGTGGCCCTTGTTATTTAGCGCGAAAAATAAGAAGGGCCATTTCATTCATATTTATTACCGCATGTCCTGAAGAAAAAGAAGGGAAAAGACAGGAATTTCCTTGGTTTTTGTTGTGATGATCATTTTGTAATGATAGTGGTCAATGGTACTGGAATGTGTGTTTGTGTTTATAATACTACATATGACAGACATCCTGGAGCTTAGAGTGACGTACAATTTTCTAGTTCTACCACTCTACTTTTGCCTTTTAAGCTGTTCGAATGCCGAACTTTCCCTAGCGACTCGTCAACTTTCATGGAGAAGTGGAGCTTCCCATGTGATCGATTGATTTAACTTTGCTTGTTCAGCTTGTAATAAAGGGCACGATGTTGTACCCCTTTGCTTCTACAAGGGCATCCTTAGGGTTTCTGGCGCCTCACGCTGGCACCACGGCCGGTCTACCTCATCTCTTATGGTTTAGGGCCATGCCACGGAGACGTGGGCGGGCTTCGGTTTTTAGGTGATTTTttgagttttattagggtttgtgtGACAGTGGCTCTGAAGATGAAATAAGGCTTTTCTCGTCTATTTTAGTGGTGCTTCTAACGTCATCAGAGGGTCTGCGAAAGTTTGTCTTCGGCTAATCTTATGGGTTCGGCTAATCTTATGGGAATCGGTCAGCGTTTGTCTTCCGTGGATCCGATCTTCATTTGTCTTTATCTGTGTGTCTACAGGTTGGACCCATTTGATCTACGTGTCTCTTCGTCAGCGTCAACGACGGTTGTTGTTCTGATGCATTGATCATATATGGTCTTAGCATGACGACTTTCCTATTATCTACTATAATAAAGTTTGTGCGACTCCGTGAGGGAGGAGGGACAATGATAGCGGCACGTCTTCGACTTGCTCCAAttcttgtagtcatcgctaggtagTCTACAGACATTGGAGAATGCCTCCTCtttctagcgacgactacaagtgtTGGAGCTCTTTGGAAATTAGCGCGAGGTCTACCTCCTTTTGCTTGACCTCCACTTTCTTGGCTCTTGACCGGTCATTGGCATCATTGAACTCGAGCTTCTTCTTTTGTATTTCAAAGAAGTTCTTCATTGCCTCCTCTTTCCACGCTtcctttcttctctctctttcctcttctactTGACACCTCCTTTTGAGTTATGAACCCTTTTAATATTTCTTGCAAGACGGGTGTTGAATCATCATGCTTTGAATTTAACTTGAAGTTGGTCTTCCCCCTCGGTCTCCTCTCACTTGGGTCGATGACCGATGACCACCCCACCTTTTTTGGGACGCATATTGGTCTTACCGCTTTCCACAATCTTTCTTTGTCATCCAACAATGAGTTAAGATAAATGGCCTGCCCCATGTTCGGCCTTGAAGGTAAAAAGCTTTGATGTGTTCGTTTTTTTGATAGCTTACCACATATTCCATGTGGTAAGATATCCAAAGCTTGAAACATCTACATATATAGATGAAACCAACAAGGTACATTCATATGTATGGAAGGATGATATATACTCATATGAACAAGGAAACAAAAAATATACCAAGTCCTTGATGCCAATGCCACTCACGGGATGGGCAACGACATGACCATAGGAGCCACAAAATTTGTTGCACTCCGCTTGGGTAAAGCTCCACCTCTTCTGAAGCGAGGCACTCTCAAATTTGTAGGGCTCAAACTTCCTATGTTCATGGAAGAATTGCTGGCCCTTGTTCGAAAATGTTCCACCTTTTTTGCCTGGTGTCAATTTTGGGGTCCTGTCCAATTTTCATCCAAGGCTCGCGCAACGCAACTTGTCCTCATCCTCCGTGTATGCTCCGGTCCTCATGCTTTAATTTGACGCCTCTTTTATGAATTATGGCCGGGCTATTTGAGCTAGCTCATTCTCAAACAATGGTTCTTCCTCGATGCTGACACTCTATTGGCATTCGGTCTCTTGGCCACCATCCCCTTGGACACCCTCATTGATCATGTCGCAATGACATCATCTTAGTACCTCGGGTCGTCCGGCGTCAGGGCCGGCATTCCATCAAATAGGTCGCGGGCATCGGGAAAGTTGGCCGGGAAGACCACCCATGAGTGCTTCCTTTGCATCGAAGTGGACTCGCCGGCCACATGTGCGACATTGAGATCAAGGGGAGGCACCATGGGGATGATCGACACGAAATCAAAGATTTTTTACAAGGGGTCTCGAGGTAAGGTGGAGAAGCAGGACGTTGCTTGGTCATGTCCAGGAAGGTACCCATATGTCGGCAGTGATGTTGACATGGAGGGCGACTCCGAAAGCCTGGGCGGTCGGGCTGCCGCCGAGCCCGTGCTGGTCGCCACAATGGCGGATGCGAGAAAGGTTAGCTTGTGGACAATCCCTAGCATAAAGAAGGAGGTTTGCTCAGCCTTAGCGACGATGACCTCAGTGTCCGCAACGGTGGCCCGTGCCTGAGCGGTGACGACAATATCTTCTTTTGTCTTGACCCTCTGCTTCGCCGTCTCGGCCACTCTCTGCTCCGAGGTGAGCTCTTTCTTCCGCTTCACGGCGGCCACGACACGGGAAGACACGGCGAGGACTTCGGTAGGGGTGGGTGCGTCGGCCACGACTAAGGTGGGCATGGGGTTTGGAAGAGGAAAGGGCGGACGTGAGATTTGGGAGAGTGGAGATGGTGTGTCATGGGTCTACGATATGACAGGCAATGTTGCCAGTCAGTGTGTTAGCATCGGGTTAGTGAAGAATTGTAGGGCGTGACTTACTTAAGGGGAAAGAGCGGGTTTTCCATTGGGTTTTCTGGGtctttttgtttctttgttttccCTTGTTTTCCATCGGGTTTTCTTCGTTCCTTTCTCCATTTCACCAttttttccctttctttctttctttttcttcggtTTTCTTTATTACTTTTCACGattctcatttcattttttttctttcccttttctttgttttgctTCGGTTTGCTTTGTTTCTTTCTCGATTTTcaatgttttttctttcttttatcttCATTTTTCTTtgattttgttttatttctttctcATTTTCATCTGCTTTTCTTCTTGTTTtccctcattttttattttttttctatacatgttttggtatatatatataatacatTTTAACATTTTTACATAAAAGTTTAAATTTTCTTGAATGAAttgtcaacattttttaaatatgtttCAAAtgcttgttaatattttttgaatacattGTCAGCATTTTTTATACATTTTTAGCATTCTTTTAAAATGCtttattaaaaaaattcaaataaaagatTAAAGttgtttaatacatggtcaacatttttatatacacatttaacattttccaaatgcttaaTTGACATTTTTATGTACAATGTAAAAAACATCATCATTTTCtagtacatggtcaacattttttgtacacatttaacagttttcaaatgcttaattaacattttttaaatactttttCAACACTTTTTCAAATACTTGTATACATTTTTCATATATGTTATAATTTTTTCCctatgcacatttaacatttttcaaatgattggcaacatttttcaaatgttttttgtagagtgtttttttaatatatatttaaaatattttaaagtataaaaaaatctgaaaataaaGCAAAAACGAAAATAGGaaacataaaaagaaaaaaaaaagagaaaatgaggCTGTGGCCACCTATGCGCGTGGGCTGACCCATCTCGTGGCTAACCCAGCCCAAATTTGAATTATGAAATGGGTATGGACAGCAAAATGGACATTAGTCCGTTTGCGCACTACGCTAGGCCGTGGTTTTTGTCCGCACGTACAGAACACGGATGCAGTCGGATGAAATGCGTTGGCCTGTTGGAGTTGCCCTAAGTTTGCCTATGCATGAACACTACAGAAATCAAATTAAACCACTAAAACCCCCGCATGATTAAGTATCTCCATAACCACTGGAATTATGTTCAGAGCGAAACATTTATTTATTTGACTGAGGTTTCATTAAGTGTTTGGCCTGCTGCATATTCTCATTCCTCCCCAAACTCAGGGTACATGCTTGATCTGTGTGCGTGCGTATGTTTTTTCAATCAACAGCGGATTTTAAAACGAAACCAAACCAGACACAAGTTCCATGTTCAACATCCATAACAACAAACCAGCGCAAGGGGCAAAACTACCATATCTCAGCTGTACAACTAGTCTCAACACAACCTTATATACTATAATAACAAAAAGCCTAAAACCAAGGACACAACTAGTCTCAACACAACCTTATACAAGGGACATGTTGTCACTCATCGCTGCATTCTTCATCAGGAACGCCCCAACTTAGCTCCCTTGCAAGTCAAAGGGCAGGGCATCGGCTGCAAGGCTCCACGACATTCAACTTAGCCGTGGAGGGAACTTTTCCCTCGACGTAAGTCTGGATAGCCGCAAGCGCTTTAGGGGCTTCCATAAAAGTTTCTTTACCCACAAAGCATCTGTCAATCTCGGAACAAGTCGGCCCACCATCAGTTATGTCCAGTGTGAGGCACTCGAACGAGGGTGTGCTGTCAAGAATATGACATGTGAGCTTAACCAATAACTTTGTGGAGCGGAATTTAGTGATCTTCACATGCCTAAGATTGGCATAGCATTGTCCTGGAATCCGCCCCAATTGTGAGGGGGGGTCTTCAAAAATTGAGTCATGCTCCCGGCGTCTCATTGGTACCTGCAGATGAAAAACCAACACCCGTGAATTTATTATTGCTCTAAACAATACAGCAGTCACTAAGAAATATCTCAGCAAGCCAATAGTTACTTACATCTAGGTTAAAAGTCTCCAAGCAAGGAGATGCGTCGAGACAAGAAACCAGCAAGAAAAGATCATAGTCCGCATACCGAGGTGCCGAGGCAAACTTCCATCCAAATACAGAAATATTCAAATACTTGAGGTGGAGGAATTTGCTTGCTAGCGTTGGTGTACTGACCATCTGCATAAATAAAAATATCTAACATCAATCCCTTTGCTATATAATGAGATACGCATATGTCCATAGACACCTCAAGCTCTAGAGTATGTACCTCGTAATACGAATGCATAGTAAGAGTTTCAAGATTCGGCATACTGGATGTGAGCACGACGAGAGCATAATGAAGAACGCAGGAATGTGATATGAAGATTTCCTTCATCTGCAGTGATTCTCCAAGAAATAGCTGTACTTGttgatcaacatcgtcatcatgAAAAACATCATCATCATGGAAAAAGTGAAAACTGGAGATATTTGGAGCCTCGCTTTCAATCACTTGCAGCATGGAACAACCGGACACCATCACGTAGCTGAGGCGCTGCAGCAGGGAAGGTATCTTTATAGAAAATATCTCACTGCAATCATTGAGTTCCAATCGCTCCAAAGCCAGAGAATTGGAAAGAAGGAACCCCAACTCATCACTCTCAATATTCACACAAGACAGACATAGACTCGTCAGGCTTCCCGTGCAACCGATTCCTACCGTGGGGCGGAAGGCGCAACCTAAAAGGTCTAGCTCACGAATGGTGTTTTCACTGCCATTAGATAAAAGTGAGCATGGAAACTCGTAGATTGCTTCGTTTGATAAATGGTCGATATTTGAAAGTATGAGGCTGAGTTCTTCTATGCCTGGTTTAACAGCAATCTGGAGCCAACTATCAAGACAATTTCTGGTGTTGGCATTGTAAATACCATACAATTTAAGCCTGAGTGTCTTCACACCAGTGCCTAAGTGGTTTCTCAGAATATGGTCAACTCTACTGTTGTAatctcttgttgttattctccgcctACGTGCATTTTTCTTGTAGCCCATTGTTTTCTTACTGAAGGTGAGGTTGGGCCGGCACCTCCAGAAACGTTTAAAGGAGTGAGACACGCTCGCAGCACGCGCAGCATCTTTCAGTGGCAAAAAGGAGCATATATGACGCCAGATATCCTGCATGCACAAGTGCacaaattcaaattttgaattgcaGAGGCAAAAAGTATTATTAAGTACTctatccgttccaaaatacttttttctagAACTGTGCTAAGTCACACTTCATTAagtttgatcatgtatatagaaaaATATATTAATATCTTACTACATCGAATACATATAATATTAGCTTGGTGTTgtagatgttggtatatttttcagTAAAACCTGGTCAAACTTAAAAATGTTTGACTTGGAACAAGGAAAAACCTCAAGTATTTTGAAACAGAGGAAGTACAAGGTAATAAGACCAAAACCTTTGTGCAGTGTCAGACACAGCATCAGGCATGGTGTGCATACGTGTCCAGGTCGTGGTTAAACATTTTCACGTAAGAAGAACAGTTGTAGCTTCAGACAAGGCTGGGACAGGGTAGGAGCATGTCATCTGGCATGCATGGCCTTGTGCAGTGGAACACGCAAACTAAGAGCATAAGCCTTTGGAAACTAAACGttcacaggcaaaaaaacagccatCGCAGGCGCAACGCCCCTTCTGATGAAAACCAGGTTTTTCAGCACCTAAACATCCACATCTTATAGGCGAGCATACCTTAGTCCAGTTGACCAAACACTTCCCTCCTTTAGCATCCTCAATTCCTCATCACCGCACCAAAGAAAGCTTCTACGGATTTTGTCAATCTTTTTGATATGCCACTTGGAAGGTGTGAAAATGGTGAAGTAATAAGCACCGAGTTAACCAGACTACCAGAGTGAGGCGACCCATTTTGTCCAGGAGCTTTCCCTTCCAGGGCTTTAGCCTGTCAGCAATCTTATCTACTAGGGCTCTAATTCAACTCGCCTACGCAATCTGGTAGGTAGGGGGAGGACCAAATACTTGCAAGGCAGGGAGCCCACCCGTCCTCCAAAAGCAGATAAGATGTCACTGGTATCAAGGTTCTCACATCTTATGGGATAATAAGCAACACACTTGCCGAGATTCACTTTCAGCCCAGACAGAGCCCCATAGAAATTTAGAAGACCTGAGACCATCAACAGGATTTATAAACAGCGCTGCATCATCAGCATAAAAACTGGTCCTCCTCTTAGCAGCTCTTTGCATGACCAGGGAAAAGAAGGCCATTTTCCATAGCAGAGTGAAAAAAAAAGATCTTTTGAAGAGGTTCCAGAGCAAGAATAAAAAGCATTGGGGTTAAGGGATCCCCTGTCTCAGACCTTTCCTGTGCATAAAAAGCCTTCTTGGATCACCATTTAGCAGTACTCGAGAATAGGAGGTGGCAAGAACTAGGGAAATCAAGTCCTTCAATTTGGAGCTAAAACCAAAAGCATTGAGAACTCCGATAGGATAATCCCAACGGACCAAGTCTAAAGCCACGGCAAAGTCGAGCTTTGCGAAAGCAAAGGTTTCTTCTTGGTGTGACTTCTTTCAGAACACTCTTGACGAAAAGAAAATTGTCATGAATGGATCTTCTAACGAACGCACTCCGCCCCGCCGAAACTAAAGAATGCAACTCTGGGGCGAGCCGAGAGGCGAGCAATTTACCAAAAATATTCATGATACTGCGCATTAGGCTTACCGGCCTAAAATCCAGGGCAGAGGAGGCATCGTCTTTCTTCGGGGTGATAATGAGAAAAAAGGAACAGGAAAAAAATGCACGTCACAAGTCTGTCATAGATCTGCATCAGACACTAGTGCATGACCCAAGACTCTTGTCCTCTCATTCCTCCAGTTACCTTCCTCTACATCTTGCGTGCATCGGAGAAGAGGGTGGTTTGGGAGAAGAAGGCGGAGATACAAGAAAAGATAAAATCTGCTTGGCCCGGCCTTTTGCCATCTCTGAAGCTGCTCCATATATTGTTTTAGCAAGTGGCAGCCAATGATCTACAGACGAAGCCTTTGAGGAGTCATGGGGACATTGTAGAGAAAACTACAGGAAGTGGAGGAAATGTGCAATTCATATGCAAGTACAACACATGGTTAAAGCACACTTGCATAAGACATCCGAGGTTTGGCATCTTCAAAGCGAAGTTGCAGATGCTGGAGAAGACTAAGATTGTAGAACTAGTTGCTGCATTGCAGCGAAGTTTAGATACTTATCCTAGATTGAAGTTTATTACAATAACTCATGTTGAGCATTGTCTTCTAGCTCATCCTAGTATATTGAACATTACCCAGCTTTTTTGATCCAGAACTATGATAAATTGGTAATATCAGAGTATAGGACGAGTTTCTTGTTTCAGTTAGCAcaaatatatatcaaatatatattatatgtagtacacACATTACATCAATTATATTATATTTAGTAGCTGGTGGAATCACTGGGTAGCTTAATGGTAAAACACATGGCCGTGCTACCAAGCAACCCAGGTTCAAACCACTTTCCTTGGATGTGCTAGTAGCCCTAGGCAGCTAGGCTAAGGACAAGCTGCAATGGCTTCAAAGGTGTTTTCACCGTAGTAATCAGGGTAAATGAGACACAAGATGTTGCTGGTTCCAGGAAAAATAGTTTTACAAAGTATGCACATAATAAAGATATAAAGGAATCAGATACTAGAAACAAAGTTGTGTGCTGGAGAATTAAAAGTGCAACCATTGTAAGTTGGAACAGAATCACAGCTACCAAGGATTGCAGCCGATTGCAGTTCACTCATACATTCAGGTAGCATAGTGATATATAAATCTAATATCGTTATAGTATTCCGTTATCAGCGTTTCTTGACATACCTCCGGAAGGCTTGAGCCTGAATATGTTAATCTTTTGCCAGTTTGAGAAACATCCACTTGCGAGCGCTTTAGTTTAGCAACTGAACCAACTGATACATCTGCAGCAGGTCATCGTTATGGTAAGTAGACAACGGCAAACGAAGGAACACAGCAAGCACATCAACACACATATATATTGATCTAATataagtatgacccgttgtgcagcttTGTGCAAGAACACCAATGACATTGTAAGAAAGAAAAACTAGTTCCAATTTTATAAGAAGGAAAAGCTTTCTTGTAAAATTTCCAATAGAACAAGACAGCGACACACACAATACAGTGAGATCTGAGATGGATATGCTTGGGCAAACTGTCTTTGCACGCCTTCCTACCAAGTCAATATTTTTTGTATGAACAACTGGAACATAAAGGGGGCTAATTTGTTGCATAAGGCGGTGGAGTAATACTTAGTAGCCTGAATTTGAGACCTACAGTATGTGCCAGACAGGGCATATGAAGATAAAACAACAGAGACGAAGAAGCAGTGGCTTACGGCGGCCTTGGATTTGCCGGCGACGAGGATCCTGCTCCGGCGACATCATAAGACGGCGGAGTGATAGCAGCCGGTGGGTCGACACGGAAAATCCCCTCTTTTTCCGCCCTGCCTCTTCTGACTCTTGAGCCCTCTATTTTTTGGGTTTATTTGCACCCAGTTCGTTCGGGATTTTTTCTTGGGAAAAGGAATCCGCGTGTGACCCCGGGCCTCTCCTCCTGTCCCCTGACTGGGCAGGCAAAGCGAAACCCTGAGAAACTCTCTCGCATGGGCCTACCAGGAGATGTTTTTTTCTTTTTAAGTTGCCCTTCAGGAAAAAAACATATTTCATCATGTTTTTTTAACACATTAAACATCGGGTAGCGCTACGCGTCGGCCGGCGGATAATGAAAAAATATCCGCCGCCTCGCTGACCATTGGATGGACACGTCAAATAGCCGTCCGATGCGCCCACGTGAGCAACCGCCACTTTTGCAACAAGGGTGATGTTGCAGAAAATTTCCACAACAAGAGATCTTGTTGCAAAAAAATTATGCAACATATGTCTTGTTACAGAAATTTTTCATAATAAAGGCTTTGTTGCAAATAATAATTTAGGGAGTTTTTTTTCTGAAACAGGGCCCTTTTGCAACGAAGAGGCTTGTTGCAATTGAAACATGCCCTTTGCTGCAGAAACAAAACCGCCTGTGATGCCTTGCCGCCTCCGTTAGAGGAGCTTGGCGACATGCCGACCGACTTTGTGGGCATTGTTGCAGGAGCTTGTTCAACCAGATCCAGTGAGGTGAGCACTGCTGTAGGAGCTGGGGCAGACAGATCCGATGAGGAGGTCGGCGGCGGCCGTGCGGAGCTCGAGCGCACCACGAGCGCAGACAGCCCAGCACGGAAGCAGCGGCTCTCGCGCCAGACCCGGCTGCAACGACATCGATTTGTTATATCCGCCGATCATTGTAGAGATATATAGTGCTGAGTGGGCCCACATAGGACACGCGTCTCACGTACAAGATGGCGGAGGTTCTCGAGTGAACGATAGCTTTTTCCTTAAACATCATGACACCCCTAAAAAAAATTAAAACATCATGACAGCACAAAAAAATATCATCATAAGTAAGATAAATTATATCCATGTCCATAGATCGTCGTGACTACAATCACCGGAGCAAGCCAATGGCGCGCCGCTATCATCGCCCCTCTCTTATCGGAGTCAGACAactttgttgtagtagacagtcgggatgtCATCTCCTTCTCCAAAGCGAACATGAGACTAAGGTTCCCGCCTCCCATCAGCGGCGCAGCCGATCTGCCTCGTCttcttatcacgcccaatatgcgactctataCTAAAgtgactcaaaggtcccaccaaggataaaaccgcatattgacacgcttttgcaaggtgcacatcattacatcgtaccatgacATAATAgtcgggatacatacaaaaggcatacaatgccacaagaatacaacaatacatcatacataagaacaaCATCCAACTACAgatgaaacaaaaacagaagatcAAACGACATTcacccctgctagcctaggctgccgaccaggaacctaacccaagatcgacgaagaagaagaaaaactccaaaacatgcaaacatcgctctcacatcatgatcatcgcattacctatccCTGCACActattgttgttgtagtaaactatgagccacgaggactcagcaatcccattaccatgggtatcaagactagcaaagcttaatgggtaggaaagggtaagtggtgaggttgcaacagcgactaagcattgcatggtggctaacttacgaatacaagagtaagatgagaatctACGCAAACGGTCGCCAACTAGTAATGACTAAAAAGTGATCCTGAACCACTTACGTTCAAACacaacccaaccgtgttctcttctcgaacttccccgaaaagagacagtcatgGTCACGCAactcggttggtgtattttaattgagtttacttcaagtcctctacaatcggatattaacaaattcccatctgccacataaccgcgggcacgactctcgagagtttaaaccccgcaggggtgtcccaacttagcccatgacaagctcatgatccgtggagacaatcctccatcgcgggaccttccgatcagactcggaatcccggtgcacaagacattttgacaatggtaaaactaatccagcaagaccttccggcgtgccgacaccctgatagtagccgcgcgtatctcgtctcagaccACGTCCGGTTGGGTcagtgatacgtctcgaacgtatttataactttttattgtttcatgatattttattatctgttttggatgtttaatgggctttagtatgcacttttatattatttttgggactaacctattaaccgaaggcccagtgcaaattgctgtttttgcctatttcagtgtttcctagaaaaggagtatcaaacagaatccaaacggaatgaaaccttctctaggatcttttttggaacaaacgcaatctaggagacttggagtggaggtcaaggaagccacgaggcggccatgaggtaggagggcgcgcccaggggggtaggcgcgcccccaccctcgtgggcccctcgtagctccaccgacctacttcatttgcctatatatactcttatacccttaaaacatccaagagagccacgaaaccacttttccaccgccgtaaccttttgtacccgtgagatcccatctggggaccttttccggcgatcatgccggagggggattcgatcacggagggcttctacatcaataccatagcctttccgatgatgtgtgtgtagtttaccacagaccttcgggtccatagttattagctagatggcttctctctctttgatctttaatacaaagttctcctcgatgttcttggagatctattcgatgtaatctttttgcggtgtgtttgctgagattcgatgaattgtgggtttatgatcaagtttatctatgaacaatatttgattcttctctgaattcttatatgcatgatttgatatatttgcaagtctctttgaattatcagtttggtttggcctactagattgatctttcttgcaatgggagaagtgcttagctttgggttcaatcttgcggtgcttgaccccagtgacagaaagggaaccgacacgtattgttttgttgccatcgaggataacaagatggggtttatatcatattgcttgagtttatccctctacatcatgtcttcttgcctaatgcgttactctattcttatgaacttactctagatgcatgctgagtaatagtagtagatgcaaaatcgtttcggtctacttgacacggacgtgaggcctatgtttatgatcatgcctagatattctcataactatgcgcttttctatcaattgctcggcagtaatttgttcacccaccttaagatatgctatcttgagagaagccactagtgaaacctatggcccccgggtctactttacatcatattaatgtcccgtcaactagctatttccgtcgctgtttattttgcaatctttactttccaatctatgagtataaaaaataccaaaaatatttatcttattatctttatcagatctcacttttgcaagtgtccgtgaagggattgacaacccctttgtcgcgttggttgcaatgttcttatttgtttgtgcatgtactaggcgatttgtgtgtagtctcctactggattgataccttggttctcaaaaaccgagggaaatacttacgct
It encodes:
- the LOC119302162 gene encoding uncharacterized protein LOC119302162 isoform X2; this translates as MGYKKNARRRRITTRDYNSRVDHILRNHLGTGVKTLRLKLYGIYNANTRNCLDSWLQIAVKPGIEELSLILSNIDHLSNEAIYEFPCSLLSNGSENTIRELDLLGCAFRPTVGIGCTGSLTSLCLSCVNIESDELGFLLSNSLALERLELNDCSEIFSIKIPSLLQRLSYVMVSGCSMLQVIESEAPNISSFHFFHDDDVFHDDDVDQQVQLFLGESLQMKEIFISHSCVLHYALVVLTSSMPNLETLTMHSYYEMVSTPTLASKFLHLKYLNISVFGWKFASAPRYADYDLFLLVSCLDASPCLETFNLDVPMRRREHDSIFEDPPSQLGRIPGQCYANLRHVKITKFRSTKLLVKLTCHILDSTPSFECLTLDITDGGPTCSEIDRCFVGKETFMEAPKALAAIQTYVEGKVPSTAKLNVVEPCSRCPAL
- the LOC119302162 gene encoding uncharacterized protein LOC119302162 isoform X1, with product MMSPEQDPRRRQIQGRHVSVGSVAKLKRSQVDVSQTGKRLTYSGSSLPEDIWRHICSFLPLKDAARAASVSHSFKRFWRCRPNLTFSKKTMGYKKNARRRRITTRDYNSRVDHILRNHLGTGVKTLRLKLYGIYNANTRNCLDSWLQIAVKPGIEELSLILSNIDHLSNEAIYEFPCSLLSNGSENTIRELDLLGCAFRPTVGIGCTGSLTSLCLSCVNIESDELGFLLSNSLALERLELNDCSEIFSIKIPSLLQRLSYVMVSGCSMLQVIESEAPNISSFHFFHDDDVFHDDDVDQQVQLFLGESLQMKEIFISHSCVLHYALVVLTSSMPNLETLTMHSYYEMVSTPTLASKFLHLKYLNISVFGWKFASAPRYADYDLFLLVSCLDASPCLETFNLDVPMRRREHDSIFEDPPSQLGRIPGQCYANLRHVKITKFRSTKLLVKLTCHILDSTPSFECLTLDITDGGPTCSEIDRCFVGKETFMEAPKALAAIQTYVEGKVPSTAKLNVVEPCSRCPAL